In a genomic window of Zingiber officinale cultivar Zhangliang chromosome 9B, Zo_v1.1, whole genome shotgun sequence:
- the LOC122023619 gene encoding PH, RCC1 and FYVE domains-containing protein 1-like isoform X3, protein MLKSSDEFYSPRQRTLSDIQSYLDKILPRLPHVVSYTEKDKTDGNLSNRQRLLSKSKLSLSEHESPKIYVNDGLRDVFIWGEGVAGGILGSDIDSSVPKLLDSTRALDVRNISCGDKNAALVTKQGEVFCWGVENGGRLGHKVTMDAPCPKIVESLTGICVQKVVCGAQCTFAITNASELYAWGDSNHGLDLSGDRGHKSHWFPHKISGPLDGLSISRIACGEWHTAIVSSSGQLFTYGDGTFGVLGHGDTKSVSQPKEVESLKGSRVKSVACGPWHTAAVVDIAVGHVKGNSPGGKLFSWGDNDKGRLGHADKNRKLTPTCVASLVDCDFVQVSCGIMLTVALTITGRVFTVGSSVHGQLGNPQAEDVSITRVEGLLRNESIKEISTGSFHVTVLTTKGKVYTWGKGGNGQLGLGDNKDRNSPTLVESLEDRHVDSIDCGSNFTAVTCLHKIISSKDQSLCTGCKLVFGFARKKHNCYNCGFMFCHSCSSKKAMNAALAPKKCKRCRVCDACFTQLHKISDPRTNMEISTPRPLLLTVEGYSDLKVKKEQSSLSRENPFFSKLPSLEETKLIEGNAESMREEKNKHNTQSLTARRWGHVPCPLQFLEHARESSLKVVPISGQEISDILGACSQNSMLEINNVPSKAGSLKHDLDNVDKILTEELHRLQNEAKSLTQKCQSRSQKLQLYKCKIEENWLLAKDEAEKCKAANGVIKILSSQMNALTEKPPARKRMSHIGSSADVIEMCHPMQTKCLNPKDDQLVSGSGHQLTNQNQSSKHQAYTGMSNDTPTAGGNAKIYRTNELKNESVEQVEVGVYITFITLPSGQKGLKRVRFSRKHFGEKDAEVWWEENQRRIYSKYNIEKIVTPP, encoded by the exons ATGTTGAAATCGTCAGATGAATTCTATTCACCAAGACAAAGAACTTTGTCGGATATTCAATCATATTTGGATAAAATACTACCTCGACTTCCACATGTGGTATCTTACACCGAGAAGGATAAAACAGATGGTAATCTGAGTAATAGACAAAGATTACTCTCAAAATCAAAGCTCAGCTTGTCCGAGCATGAATCTCCCAAGATTTATGTCAATGATGGGTTGAGGGATGTCTTCATCTGGGGAGAAGGAGTAGCAGGAGGTATTTTAGGCAGTGACATTGACTCATCAGTTCCGAAGCTTTTGGATTCAACCCGAGCACTGGATGTGCGGAATATATCCTGCGGAGACAAGAATGCTGCTTTAGTTACTAAACAAGGCGAAGTCTTTTGTTGGGGTGTGGAAAATGGCGGGAGACTGGGGCATAAGGTCACTATGGATGCTCCTTGTCCAAAAATTGTGGAGTCTCTAACTGGAATCTGCGTGCAGAAAGTTGTTTGTGGGGCACAGTGCACCTTTGCCATCACAAATGCTAGCGAGCTATACGCATGGGGTGACAGCAACCATGGCCTTGACCTTTCCGGTGACAGAGGCCATAAAAGCCATTGGTTTCCCCATAAGATATCTGGTCCTCTAGATGGCTTATCTATATCAAGGATTGCTTGTGGAGAATGGCACACGGCAATCGTGTCATCTTCTGGGCAGCTATTCACTTATGGTGATGGAACATTTGGAGTTCTTGGTCATGGTGATACCAAGAGTGTCTCTCAGCCCAAAGAAGTTGAGTCATTAAAAGGGTCACGAGTAAAGTCGGTTGCATGTGGACCATGGCATACGGCTGCTGTGGTGGACATCGCTGTCGGTCATGTTAAAGGCAATTCTCCCGGTGGCAAGCTATTTTCATGGGGTGACAATGATAAAGGGAGACTTGGACATGCTGATAAGAACAGAAAACTTACACCAACATGCGTTGCTTCCCTTGTTGATTGTGATTTTGTGCAAGTTTCCTGTGGAATCATGTTAACTGTTGCGCTTACAATTACTGGCAGAGTTTTTACTGTTGGAAGCTCAGTCCATGGACAATTAGGAAATCCCCAAGCCGAGGATGTTTCAATAACTAGAGTTGAAGGGTTGCTTAGAAATGAGTCTATTAAGGAGATATCTACAGGTTCATTTCATGTGACAGTGTTGACGACAAAAGGAAAAGTATACACTTGGGGAAAGGGTGGAAATGGACAACTTGGATTAGGTGATAATAAAGACAGAAACTCTCCAACACTAGTGGAATCCTTGGAAGATCGGCATGTCGATAGCATAGACTGTGGTTCCAATTTCACAGCCGTAACTTGTTTGCATAAAATTATCTCAAGCAAGGACCAATCACTATGTACCGGTTGCAAATTGGTTTTCGGGTTCGCTAGGAAGAAACATAATTGCTACAATTGTGGTTTCATGTTCTGTCATTCATGTAGTAGTAAAAAAGCCATGAATGCAGCATTGGCACCGAAGAAATGCAAGAGGTGTCGGGTTTGCGATGCATGCTTCACACAACTACACAAGATTTCAGATCCTAGAACAAACATGGAGATTTCAACACCTAGGCCATTACTACTGACAGTGGAAGGATACTCTGATCTAAAAGTTAAGAAAGAGCAATCATCTCTCTCCAGAGAAAATCCATTTTTCTCTAAATTGCCATCCCTCGAGGAAACTAAACTGATTGAAGGAAATGCAGAATCTATGCGAGAGGAAAAAAATAAGCACAACACACAATCCTTAACAGCTCGTAGGTGGGGGCATGTGCCATGTCCTCTGCAATTCCTTGAACATGCTAGAGAGAGTTCCTTGAAAGTGGTTCCTATTTCTGGACAGGAGATCTCTGATATTCTCGGTGCTTGTTCACAGAATTCTATGCTCGAGATAAACAATGTACCATCCAAAGCTGGCAGCTTGAAGCATGACTTAGATAATGTCGATAAGATTCTGACAGAAGAACTACATCGATTGCAAAATGAG GCAAAATCTCTAACTCAAAAATGCCAGAGCAGAAGTCAGAAGCTCCAACTTTATAAATGCAAAATTGAGGAGAACTGGTTGCTAGCCAAGGATGAAGCTGAGAAATGTAAAGCAGCAAACGGCGTAATCAAAATTCTATCCAGTCAG ATGAATGCTTTAACTGAGAAACCCCCAGCAAGAAAACGGATGAGTCATATTGGATCCTCCGCTGATGTGATTGAAATGTGTCACCCTATGCAAACTAAGTGTTTGAATCCTAAAGATGACCAGCTGGTTTCTGGTTCTGGTCACCAGCTTACTAACCAAAACCAGAGCTCCAAGCATCAAGCTTACACAGGCATGTCAAATGATACACCCACAGCTGGGGGAAATGCAAAAATTTACAGAACTAATGAATTGAAAAATGAAAGCGTGGAGCAAGTTGAAGTTGGCGTGTATATTACTTTCATCACTTTGCCTAGTGGCCAGAAGGGGCTCAAGAGAGTACGATTTAG TCGGAAGCATTTCGGTGAGAAGGATGCTGAGGTATGGTGGGAGGAGAACCAGAGGAGAATATATTCGAAGTACAACATCGAGAAAATTGTTACGCCGCCTTGA
- the LOC122023619 gene encoding PH, RCC1 and FYVE domains-containing protein 1-like isoform X1 — protein MGENFERRTPSVREVEQAITALKKGAHLLKCGRRGKPKFRPFRLSTDEKSLIWYSGEKEKHLNLNAVVKLVRGQQTVNFLRQNQIDNKLQSFSLIYENGQRSLDLICTDKEQADSWYLGLTALVSSTHLPRPLANISSSRWAHSCVNSPVGYITTNHKPGLVHGSAKLAKVRSLYGSPARSLLDKHLSDRMLKSSDEFYSPRQRTLSDIQSYLDKILPRLPHVVSYTEKDKTDGNLSNRQRLLSKSKLSLSEHESPKIYVNDGLRDVFIWGEGVAGGILGSDIDSSVPKLLDSTRALDVRNISCGDKNAALVTKQGEVFCWGVENGGRLGHKVTMDAPCPKIVESLTGICVQKVVCGAQCTFAITNASELYAWGDSNHGLDLSGDRGHKSHWFPHKISGPLDGLSISRIACGEWHTAIVSSSGQLFTYGDGTFGVLGHGDTKSVSQPKEVESLKGSRVKSVACGPWHTAAVVDIAVGHVKGNSPGGKLFSWGDNDKGRLGHADKNRKLTPTCVASLVDCDFVQVSCGIMLTVALTITGRVFTVGSSVHGQLGNPQAEDVSITRVEGLLRNESIKEISTGSFHVTVLTTKGKVYTWGKGGNGQLGLGDNKDRNSPTLVESLEDRHVDSIDCGSNFTAVTCLHKIISSKDQSLCTGCKLVFGFARKKHNCYNCGFMFCHSCSSKKAMNAALAPKKCKRCRVCDACFTQLHKISDPRTNMEISTPRPLLLTVEGYSDLKVKKEQSSLSRENPFFSKLPSLEETKLIEGNAESMREEKNKHNTQSLTARRWGHVPCPLQFLEHARESSLKVVPISGQEISDILGACSQNSMLEINNVPSKAGSLKHDLDNVDKILTEELHRLQNEAKSLTQKCQSRSQKLQLYKCKIEENWLLAKDEAEKCKAANGVIKILSSQMNALTEKPPARKRMSHIGSSADVIEMCHPMQTKCLNPKDDQLVSGSGHQLTNQNQSSKHQAYTGMSNDTPTAGGNAKIYRTNELKNESVEQVEVGVYITFITLPSGQKGLKRVRFSRKHFGEKDAEVWWEENQRRIYSKYNIEKIVTPP, from the exons ATGGGTGAAAATTTTGAGAGAAGAACCCCTTCGGTCAGAGAGGTTGAGCAG GCCATTACAGCTTTGAAGAAGGGTGCTCATCTTCTGAAGTGTGGAAGGAGAGGGAagcccaagttccggcctttcaGGCTCTCAACA GATGAGAAGAGCTTGATTTGGTATTCTGGGGAGAAGGAAAAACACTTGAATCTAAATGCTGTCGTCAAACTGGTTCGCGGACAACAAACT GTAAATTTTCTTCGGCAGAATCAAATAGATAATAAACTTCAATCATTTTCACTTATATATGAAAATGGCCAACGTTCACTTGACTTG ATATGCACAGACAAGGAACAGGCTGACTCTTGGTACCTAGGTTTGACAGCCTTGGTATCATCAACTCATCTACCAAGACCTTTGGCTAACATAAGTAGCAGTAGATGGGCACATAGTTGTGTAAATAGCCCTGTTGGCTACATCACAACAAATCATAAGCCGGGGCTCGTCCATGGTTCAGCAAAATTAGCTAAG GTGCGCAGTTTGTATGGAAGTCCTGCTCGGTCTTTGTTAGACAAGCATTTGTCAGATAGAATGTTGAAATCGTCAGATGAATTCTATTCACCAAGACAAAGAACTTTGTCGGATATTCAATCATATTTGGATAAAATACTACCTCGACTTCCACATGTGGTATCTTACACCGAGAAGGATAAAACAGATGGTAATCTGAGTAATAGACAAAGATTACTCTCAAAATCAAAGCTCAGCTTGTCCGAGCATGAATCTCCCAAGATTTATGTCAATGATGGGTTGAGGGATGTCTTCATCTGGGGAGAAGGAGTAGCAGGAGGTATTTTAGGCAGTGACATTGACTCATCAGTTCCGAAGCTTTTGGATTCAACCCGAGCACTGGATGTGCGGAATATATCCTGCGGAGACAAGAATGCTGCTTTAGTTACTAAACAAGGCGAAGTCTTTTGTTGGGGTGTGGAAAATGGCGGGAGACTGGGGCATAAGGTCACTATGGATGCTCCTTGTCCAAAAATTGTGGAGTCTCTAACTGGAATCTGCGTGCAGAAAGTTGTTTGTGGGGCACAGTGCACCTTTGCCATCACAAATGCTAGCGAGCTATACGCATGGGGTGACAGCAACCATGGCCTTGACCTTTCCGGTGACAGAGGCCATAAAAGCCATTGGTTTCCCCATAAGATATCTGGTCCTCTAGATGGCTTATCTATATCAAGGATTGCTTGTGGAGAATGGCACACGGCAATCGTGTCATCTTCTGGGCAGCTATTCACTTATGGTGATGGAACATTTGGAGTTCTTGGTCATGGTGATACCAAGAGTGTCTCTCAGCCCAAAGAAGTTGAGTCATTAAAAGGGTCACGAGTAAAGTCGGTTGCATGTGGACCATGGCATACGGCTGCTGTGGTGGACATCGCTGTCGGTCATGTTAAAGGCAATTCTCCCGGTGGCAAGCTATTTTCATGGGGTGACAATGATAAAGGGAGACTTGGACATGCTGATAAGAACAGAAAACTTACACCAACATGCGTTGCTTCCCTTGTTGATTGTGATTTTGTGCAAGTTTCCTGTGGAATCATGTTAACTGTTGCGCTTACAATTACTGGCAGAGTTTTTACTGTTGGAAGCTCAGTCCATGGACAATTAGGAAATCCCCAAGCCGAGGATGTTTCAATAACTAGAGTTGAAGGGTTGCTTAGAAATGAGTCTATTAAGGAGATATCTACAGGTTCATTTCATGTGACAGTGTTGACGACAAAAGGAAAAGTATACACTTGGGGAAAGGGTGGAAATGGACAACTTGGATTAGGTGATAATAAAGACAGAAACTCTCCAACACTAGTGGAATCCTTGGAAGATCGGCATGTCGATAGCATAGACTGTGGTTCCAATTTCACAGCCGTAACTTGTTTGCATAAAATTATCTCAAGCAAGGACCAATCACTATGTACCGGTTGCAAATTGGTTTTCGGGTTCGCTAGGAAGAAACATAATTGCTACAATTGTGGTTTCATGTTCTGTCATTCATGTAGTAGTAAAAAAGCCATGAATGCAGCATTGGCACCGAAGAAATGCAAGAGGTGTCGGGTTTGCGATGCATGCTTCACACAACTACACAAGATTTCAGATCCTAGAACAAACATGGAGATTTCAACACCTAGGCCATTACTACTGACAGTGGAAGGATACTCTGATCTAAAAGTTAAGAAAGAGCAATCATCTCTCTCCAGAGAAAATCCATTTTTCTCTAAATTGCCATCCCTCGAGGAAACTAAACTGATTGAAGGAAATGCAGAATCTATGCGAGAGGAAAAAAATAAGCACAACACACAATCCTTAACAGCTCGTAGGTGGGGGCATGTGCCATGTCCTCTGCAATTCCTTGAACATGCTAGAGAGAGTTCCTTGAAAGTGGTTCCTATTTCTGGACAGGAGATCTCTGATATTCTCGGTGCTTGTTCACAGAATTCTATGCTCGAGATAAACAATGTACCATCCAAAGCTGGCAGCTTGAAGCATGACTTAGATAATGTCGATAAGATTCTGACAGAAGAACTACATCGATTGCAAAATGAG GCAAAATCTCTAACTCAAAAATGCCAGAGCAGAAGTCAGAAGCTCCAACTTTATAAATGCAAAATTGAGGAGAACTGGTTGCTAGCCAAGGATGAAGCTGAGAAATGTAAAGCAGCAAACGGCGTAATCAAAATTCTATCCAGTCAG ATGAATGCTTTAACTGAGAAACCCCCAGCAAGAAAACGGATGAGTCATATTGGATCCTCCGCTGATGTGATTGAAATGTGTCACCCTATGCAAACTAAGTGTTTGAATCCTAAAGATGACCAGCTGGTTTCTGGTTCTGGTCACCAGCTTACTAACCAAAACCAGAGCTCCAAGCATCAAGCTTACACAGGCATGTCAAATGATACACCCACAGCTGGGGGAAATGCAAAAATTTACAGAACTAATGAATTGAAAAATGAAAGCGTGGAGCAAGTTGAAGTTGGCGTGTATATTACTTTCATCACTTTGCCTAGTGGCCAGAAGGGGCTCAAGAGAGTACGATTTAG TCGGAAGCATTTCGGTGAGAAGGATGCTGAGGTATGGTGGGAGGAGAACCAGAGGAGAATATATTCGAAGTACAACATCGAGAAAATTGTTACGCCGCCTTGA
- the LOC122023619 gene encoding PH, RCC1 and FYVE domains-containing protein 1-like isoform X2, whose amino-acid sequence MGENFERRTPSVREVEQAITALKKGAHLLKCGRRGKPKFRPFRLSTDEKSLIWYSGEKEKHLNLNAVVKLVRGQQTVNFLRQNQIDNKLQSFSLIYENGQRSLDLICTDKEQADSWYLGLTALVSSTHLPRPLANISSSRWAHSCVNSPVGYITTNHKPGLVHGSAKLAKVRSLYGSPARSLLDKHLSDRMLKSSDEFYSPRQRTLSDIQSYLDKILPRLPHVVSYTEKDKTDGNLSNRQRLLSKSKLSLSEHESPKIYVNDGLRDVFIWGEGVAGGILGSDIDSSVPKLLDSTRALDVRNISCGDKNAALVTKQGEVFCWGVENGGRLGHKVTMDAPCPKIVESLTGICVQKVVCGAQCTFAITNASELYAWGDSNHGLDLSGDRGHKSHWFPHKISGPLDGLSISRIACGEWHTAIVSSSGQLFTYGDGTFGVLGHGDTKSVSQPKEVESLKGSRVKSVACGPWHTAAVVDIAVGHVKGNSPGGKLFSWGDNDKGRLGHADKNRKLTPTCVASLVDCDFVQVSCGIMLTVALTITGRVFTVGSSVHGQLGNPQAEDVSITRVEGLLRNESIKEISTGSFHVTVLTTKGKVYTWGKGGNGQLGLGDNKDRNSPTLVESLEDRHVDSIDCGSNFTAVTCLHKIISSKDQSLCTGCKLVFGFARKKHNCYNCGFMFCHSCSSKKAMNAALAPKKCKRCRVCDACFTQLHKISDPRTNMEISTPRPLLLTVEGYSDLKVKKEQSSLSRENPFFSKLPSLEETKLIEGNAESMREEKNKHNTQSLTARRWGHVPCPLQFLEHARESSLKVVPISGQEISDILGACSQNSMLEINNVPSKAGSLKHDLDNVDKILTEELHRLQNEAKSLTQKCQSRSQKLQLYKCKIEENWLLAKDEAEKCKAANGVIKILSSQFGTDECFN is encoded by the exons ATGGGTGAAAATTTTGAGAGAAGAACCCCTTCGGTCAGAGAGGTTGAGCAG GCCATTACAGCTTTGAAGAAGGGTGCTCATCTTCTGAAGTGTGGAAGGAGAGGGAagcccaagttccggcctttcaGGCTCTCAACA GATGAGAAGAGCTTGATTTGGTATTCTGGGGAGAAGGAAAAACACTTGAATCTAAATGCTGTCGTCAAACTGGTTCGCGGACAACAAACT GTAAATTTTCTTCGGCAGAATCAAATAGATAATAAACTTCAATCATTTTCACTTATATATGAAAATGGCCAACGTTCACTTGACTTG ATATGCACAGACAAGGAACAGGCTGACTCTTGGTACCTAGGTTTGACAGCCTTGGTATCATCAACTCATCTACCAAGACCTTTGGCTAACATAAGTAGCAGTAGATGGGCACATAGTTGTGTAAATAGCCCTGTTGGCTACATCACAACAAATCATAAGCCGGGGCTCGTCCATGGTTCAGCAAAATTAGCTAAG GTGCGCAGTTTGTATGGAAGTCCTGCTCGGTCTTTGTTAGACAAGCATTTGTCAGATAGAATGTTGAAATCGTCAGATGAATTCTATTCACCAAGACAAAGAACTTTGTCGGATATTCAATCATATTTGGATAAAATACTACCTCGACTTCCACATGTGGTATCTTACACCGAGAAGGATAAAACAGATGGTAATCTGAGTAATAGACAAAGATTACTCTCAAAATCAAAGCTCAGCTTGTCCGAGCATGAATCTCCCAAGATTTATGTCAATGATGGGTTGAGGGATGTCTTCATCTGGGGAGAAGGAGTAGCAGGAGGTATTTTAGGCAGTGACATTGACTCATCAGTTCCGAAGCTTTTGGATTCAACCCGAGCACTGGATGTGCGGAATATATCCTGCGGAGACAAGAATGCTGCTTTAGTTACTAAACAAGGCGAAGTCTTTTGTTGGGGTGTGGAAAATGGCGGGAGACTGGGGCATAAGGTCACTATGGATGCTCCTTGTCCAAAAATTGTGGAGTCTCTAACTGGAATCTGCGTGCAGAAAGTTGTTTGTGGGGCACAGTGCACCTTTGCCATCACAAATGCTAGCGAGCTATACGCATGGGGTGACAGCAACCATGGCCTTGACCTTTCCGGTGACAGAGGCCATAAAAGCCATTGGTTTCCCCATAAGATATCTGGTCCTCTAGATGGCTTATCTATATCAAGGATTGCTTGTGGAGAATGGCACACGGCAATCGTGTCATCTTCTGGGCAGCTATTCACTTATGGTGATGGAACATTTGGAGTTCTTGGTCATGGTGATACCAAGAGTGTCTCTCAGCCCAAAGAAGTTGAGTCATTAAAAGGGTCACGAGTAAAGTCGGTTGCATGTGGACCATGGCATACGGCTGCTGTGGTGGACATCGCTGTCGGTCATGTTAAAGGCAATTCTCCCGGTGGCAAGCTATTTTCATGGGGTGACAATGATAAAGGGAGACTTGGACATGCTGATAAGAACAGAAAACTTACACCAACATGCGTTGCTTCCCTTGTTGATTGTGATTTTGTGCAAGTTTCCTGTGGAATCATGTTAACTGTTGCGCTTACAATTACTGGCAGAGTTTTTACTGTTGGAAGCTCAGTCCATGGACAATTAGGAAATCCCCAAGCCGAGGATGTTTCAATAACTAGAGTTGAAGGGTTGCTTAGAAATGAGTCTATTAAGGAGATATCTACAGGTTCATTTCATGTGACAGTGTTGACGACAAAAGGAAAAGTATACACTTGGGGAAAGGGTGGAAATGGACAACTTGGATTAGGTGATAATAAAGACAGAAACTCTCCAACACTAGTGGAATCCTTGGAAGATCGGCATGTCGATAGCATAGACTGTGGTTCCAATTTCACAGCCGTAACTTGTTTGCATAAAATTATCTCAAGCAAGGACCAATCACTATGTACCGGTTGCAAATTGGTTTTCGGGTTCGCTAGGAAGAAACATAATTGCTACAATTGTGGTTTCATGTTCTGTCATTCATGTAGTAGTAAAAAAGCCATGAATGCAGCATTGGCACCGAAGAAATGCAAGAGGTGTCGGGTTTGCGATGCATGCTTCACACAACTACACAAGATTTCAGATCCTAGAACAAACATGGAGATTTCAACACCTAGGCCATTACTACTGACAGTGGAAGGATACTCTGATCTAAAAGTTAAGAAAGAGCAATCATCTCTCTCCAGAGAAAATCCATTTTTCTCTAAATTGCCATCCCTCGAGGAAACTAAACTGATTGAAGGAAATGCAGAATCTATGCGAGAGGAAAAAAATAAGCACAACACACAATCCTTAACAGCTCGTAGGTGGGGGCATGTGCCATGTCCTCTGCAATTCCTTGAACATGCTAGAGAGAGTTCCTTGAAAGTGGTTCCTATTTCTGGACAGGAGATCTCTGATATTCTCGGTGCTTGTTCACAGAATTCTATGCTCGAGATAAACAATGTACCATCCAAAGCTGGCAGCTTGAAGCATGACTTAGATAATGTCGATAAGATTCTGACAGAAGAACTACATCGATTGCAAAATGAG GCAAAATCTCTAACTCAAAAATGCCAGAGCAGAAGTCAGAAGCTCCAACTTTATAAATGCAAAATTGAGGAGAACTGGTTGCTAGCCAAGGATGAAGCTGAGAAATGTAAAGCAGCAAACGGCGTAATCAAAATTCTATCCAGTCAG TTTGGAACAGATGAATGCTTTAACTGA